The DNA region AACTTTCCGGTACTCCTGGCTTACGGAACCCCTATGACGGTTTTGCACCCCCTCAAGCCTGGCGCCCTCAGACTAAATTTGAACGCAAGGGTCTGGATAAGCACCATGAGGTGCGGGAATTGTTCTTTCTGAAAGAAAAGGGGGAATGAGGAGTGAGGAAGGGGGAATGACAAGAAAAGATGACAGGGCCGCTGCTCTGGAAAGATTGATTAAAGGGTATCAGGATTCCTACTACAATGGGGAAGCTGAGATATCAGACGCCGAATTTGATGCCCTTTGGGACGAATTAAAAGGCCTGAAACCGGATAGCGCAGTTTTACTGCGGGTTGGAGAAGACAATATTGACGGGTTCCCCAAAGCCCGGCATCTGATTCCCATGGGCAGCCAGGAGAAGGCTGCAAACCCCCTTGAATTCCGGGCCTGGGCTGAAAAAATGGCTCCCCCTTCCTTTGTGGTGCAGTATAAACTGGATGGGGCAAGCCTTGAACTTCAGTATGAAAAAGGAAAACTCCTGCGGGCAATTACCCGGGGTGACGGGGTGATTGGGGACGAAATTACCCGGAACGCCCGGCGTATGTCCGGGGTTGCGGCGGAACTGGATATCCCCTTTTCAGGCGGCATCAGGGGAGAGGTGGTGATGACCCACCAGGTCTGGCGGGAAAAGTACGCCGACAAGGCCAACTGCCGGAATGCCGCCAACGGGCTCATGCGCCGCAAGGATGGTGTGGGCTGCGAGGACCTTTCCCTCATTGCCTATGACGCCGCCGCAAAGGATGATGACAGTTATTTTACCGATGAACTTTCCAAAATAGCCTGGCTTAAGGACCGGGGCTTTTCGGTAACCGAAACCCGGGAATTTGCCACTGCAGAGGATGTGATAGTTTACCGGGAAAAAATAGCCGAGGAACGGAAGGGCCTTTCTGTGGACATCGACGGGCTGGTGATAAAGGACCCCCGCACGGACATGACCGATCTCCGGCGCGCCAGGCCGGAAATGCAGATTGCCTTCAAGTTTGATCTGGAGGTGGCGGTAAGTGTACTGCGGGAAGTGGTTTGGAGCAAATCCGGCGCCACCTATACCCCCATCGGCATTGTAGACCCGGTGCGGCTTGCGGGGACCACGGTCCAGCGGGCCAACCTCAACAACCCCGACATGATCCGGGGTATGGGGCTGAAGATTGGTTCTCCGGTGCGGGTGGTAAAGCGGGGGGAGATCATCCCCAAGATTGAAGGGCTTGCCCCGGCCTTGCCTGCGGGCAATGATGCTGTTGAAGAAACGGATATCAGCTTTCCTGTTGAGTGTGAAACCTGCGGCACAGAACTGGTGGATATCGGTACCCGGCTTTACTGTCCCAACCTTGGGTGCCCCAAGCGGCTCCTTCACCGGCTTGAAAAGTGGGTTTCGGTTTTGGATATCCGTGAGTTGGGGGAAAAGTTGATTTACCAGCTCTTTGAAACGGAACGGGTCCGCCAAATTTCGGAACTCTATACTCTGGAAACGGCGGAACTTTCTGAATTGGAACGCATGGGTGAACAGTCTGCTGCCAAGGTGGTCCGCCATATCAGGACCAAGCGGGACTTGTCCCTGGCTGCCTTTATTGCAGGGTTTGACTTTGACGGGGTGGGGGAGACCATCATGGAGAAAGTTACCGCCGCAGGGTTTGACACCCTGGAAAAAATACGTTCAGCTTCGGTAGAAAAACTGGCCGAAGTTTATGGTCTGGGAGAAATCACTGCCCGCACCATTGTTGAGGGTCTTGCGGATACCGGGGAAGAAATGGATAGGATACTTGCCAATGGGGTCATCAGTATTGCTGCGCCACCCAGGGCAGAAGATCAGCCTTTGCAGGGTTGCTCCTTCTGTTTTACCGGGGAGCTCAGTTCCATGAAACGGAACCAGGCTGAGGAAAAGGTCAAAACCCTGGGAGGCTCCTCCAAATCATCGGTGGTAAAAGACCTTTCCTTCCTGGTGACCAATGATCCCGGCTCAGGTTCCGCCAAAAATGCCAAAGCCCGCAGCCTGGGTATCCCCATCATTGACGAGGAAGGCTTTTTAGCCATACTGGCTGACCCGGCGAAGGTGAAGGCCTACAGCCCGGCAGGCGGCGTAGGCGCACTACAGGGGGAACTTTTTTGAAAGAAAGCCCGGGGAAACTGCTTTCAGAAAAGGTGTCCCCGGGTAAGCAGCTTCCTGCACAGGATCTTCTGGCCAAGCTTGCCGAAACGAAGCTTCCCCTGGTTCCCCACCTTGGGACAATCTGTGATTCCTTGAATGAAAGGGGCATAGCAATAGTACGCTCGGACCCCGGAAGCGGCAAATCTACCCTGGTACCACTTGCCCTGATGGATAGCCTGGGGAGCAGTAAAGCTGCGCGTATACTCATGCTGGAACCCCGGCGGGCCGCTGCCTTAAGCATTGCCTCCCGGATGGCGGATATCCTGGGGGAGGAACCGGGTGAACATATCGGCTATTCCGTGCGGCTCAGGAGGAAAGTTTCCGGGCAAACCAGGGTGGAGGTACTCACCGAAGGGCTCCTGGTCAGGCGTCTCCAGAACGACCCGGACCTCACGGGGGTTTCCACGGTCATCTTTGACGAGTTCCACGAGCGTTCTGTTCACACGGACCTTGCGCTTGCCCTGCTTCTGGACCTCAGGCGCTTGGGTTCCCCGGTACGGATTCTTATCATGTCCGCCACCATGGACGCAGAAAAAATAGCCGGTTTTATCGGCCGGTTTGAGGTGGGTGGGAAAGTTCCGGTGATAGACTGTCCCGGCCGGGTCTTTCCGGTGACCCTGGAATACCGGCCCATACCTGAAAGGGCGTCTCTGGGTGCGGAAACCGCTGCCTGTATCCGGGATGTACTTACTGCAGAGACGATTTCTGTAGTAAATACAAAAACTGTTAGTATGAAAAACACAAATAATGCTAGTATAGATAACATAAAAACTATTAAAATAGATAACACGAATAATGTTAATATAAATGATGCTAAAAGCGATAGCACAAATACTGTCCCCGGTGCCATTCTGGCTTTCCTGCCGGGTAAGCGGGAAATAGGGGATGCTGCGGCGGCCCTGTCTGCTGCGGGACTTGACCGGAACTTTGACATATTAAGCCTTCATGGGGGACTGCCCCTGGACCGGCAGCGTCAGGTTCTGGGGCCGGTAAAAAGCGGGGATAAGCGGCGGATCATCCTGTCCACCAATGTTGCCGAAACCGGCCTTACCGTGCCGGGGGTTACCCTGGTGGTGGATGCTGGGTATGCCCGTATAGGCCGCTTTCATCTGCCCACAGGTATGAATCGGCTTGTTTTGGAACCTGTGAGCCGGCAATCCGCAGATCAGCGGGCGGGTAGGGCGGGGCGTCTCATGCCGGGCCGCTGTATTCGCCTGTGGGCGGAAAATACCTGGCGTCCCGAAGAGACGGTCCCGGAAATTCTGCGCATCGATCTTTCCGGCCTGGTTCTGGAATGCCTTCTTTGGGGGGTAAGCCGGCCTGAGGAATTGCCCTGGCCGGATCCGCCTCCAGCCCCTGCTTGGGATCAAGCGTTAGTATTACTGCAGGACCTGGGAGCGGCGGATCAGGCGTTAAAGGTTACCGGGCGGGGCGGGGAAATGGCAAAACTGGGCTTGGAACCCCGGCTGGGTATGCTCTGCATTGCCGGCAGGGATGCGGGGAAACCCGCCCTGGGATGCGCTGCCGCAGCAATACTTTCCGAACGGCCGCCCCCGGACAGTTTTGGTGATGCCGAATTTGCCGGCCGCCTGAAGGCCCTTCGTACCAATCGTAATTCACCCTGGGCCCGTCAGGTCGCCGAATCCGCCCGGGACCTCCTGAACCGCCTTGGCATGGGCGGTCTCCCCTTTTCCTGGAGCATGGAGGATGAGGCGGACTGCGGCGAACTTTTAGCCGCCGCTTTTCCGGACCGGCTTGCCCTCAGGCAGGAGACGAGAAAATTCCGCTTTGTTTCCGGGAGGGAGGCCCTGGTTCAGGATGCTGCGGCCGGCGCGTGGGCCAACCAGGAATGGCTTGTTGCCCCTGAGGTTGATCCCGGAGAACGGACCGGCTACATCAGGCTTGCGGCGCCTGTTTCGGCGGAAACCGCCCTTAGGGTTCTGAAAAACCGTATCGAACTTGAGGAGACCATCCAGTGGAACGGTTTGGTTCCCCGGTCGGTGATCCAACGTATGGCAGGACGGATCATCCTTTCCCGGGAACAGCGGCCAAGCAGCCGTGAGGCCGTCATAGGGGACCTTCCCGGCCTGTTGGAAAAACAGGGTATGAGCTTGCTCCCCTGGGATGAGGGCCAGGGGGAAGGCCGGCGGCTTCTGGAACGGATACGGTTTTTTATGAAACGCATTAATACTAAATTCAATAATAATGCTGTAGATACTATTGCTAATAATATAGTGAATGGTAATACTGCGAAAAATGAGAATGCTTATTCCATTAAAAAGACAGTATGGGATGACGAAGCCCTGATTCAGGAGGCCGGTGAATGGCTGGGGCCCTTTATTTGGGAAGGCCGGGAAAGCGGGAAGGGGGCTATCATAGACGGCGGCGGCCTTGTCCGGGCCCTGGAAACCCGGCTCGGCTGGGAATTAAAGCGGCGTCTGGACGCGGAAGTTCCCGATTTGTTTGCGCTGCCTAAGGGCAGGAAACGGCCCATTGACTATAGTTCCGGTGAACCGATGCTGTCCCTCCGTCTCCAGGACGCCTTCGGCATAAGGGGCGCACCACAAATACTGGGCCTTCCGGTAGTTTTTTGCCTGCTCTCTCCTGCCGGTCGGCCCATACAGACCACCCGGGATTTGCCGGGTTTCTGGCAGGGCTCCTACGCAGATGTCCGCAAGGAAATGCGGGGCCGCTATCCCAAACACAACTGGCCCGAGCCGGGGGCGCTAATGTAGTGGCAAGGTTTATAGAACCCATGAAGAAAAAAAGACCGATATAAATATCGCCATTACCCTCCTGGCCGATGCTGTACAAGCAGGTCTTGTCAAGAAAAATGTATGATATTTTATTAAGAATTCCCAAAAACGGTGACGGGCGCCACTTTTTTACACTGTTTTACCCCTCCCATTAAAGCAAATCCCCGGCATTTACCCCTAACCCCTGTATTAGGAGGCTATAAATGGATAGAGCCACCCACGACATCTTTGACCGTTCGTTCAAGTTTCTCATGCATCTTTCAAACAGGGCGGTTATCAATGTAATCAACGGCCTTTTCGGGACCAACCACCCCCTGGACAGCCCGGTACGCCCAAGAAGGGGCTGAATATACCGGCAAGGAGGCCTTGCTCACCCTGACCTTTCCCCAAGTCCGGGTAATCTACTGGG from Treponema primitia ZAS-2 includes:
- the ligA gene encoding NAD-dependent DNA ligase LigA; this encodes MTRKDDRAAALERLIKGYQDSYYNGEAEISDAEFDALWDELKGLKPDSAVLLRVGEDNIDGFPKARHLIPMGSQEKAANPLEFRAWAEKMAPPSFVVQYKLDGASLELQYEKGKLLRAITRGDGVIGDEITRNARRMSGVAAELDIPFSGGIRGEVVMTHQVWREKYADKANCRNAANGLMRRKDGVGCEDLSLIAYDAAAKDDDSYFTDELSKIAWLKDRGFSVTETREFATAEDVIVYREKIAEERKGLSVDIDGLVIKDPRTDMTDLRRARPEMQIAFKFDLEVAVSVLREVVWSKSGATYTPIGIVDPVRLAGTTVQRANLNNPDMIRGMGLKIGSPVRVVKRGEIIPKIEGLAPALPAGNDAVEETDISFPVECETCGTELVDIGTRLYCPNLGCPKRLLHRLEKWVSVLDIRELGEKLIYQLFETERVRQISELYTLETAELSELERMGEQSAAKVVRHIRTKRDLSLAAFIAGFDFDGVGETIMEKVTAAGFDTLEKIRSASVEKLAEVYGLGEITARTIVEGLADTGEEMDRILANGVISIAAPPRAEDQPLQGCSFCFTGELSSMKRNQAEEKVKTLGGSSKSSVVKDLSFLVTNDPGSGSAKNAKARSLGIPIIDEEGFLAILADPAKVKAYSPAGGVGALQGELF
- a CDS encoding ATP-dependent RNA helicase, with protein sequence MKESPGKLLSEKVSPGKQLPAQDLLAKLAETKLPLVPHLGTICDSLNERGIAIVRSDPGSGKSTLVPLALMDSLGSSKAARILMLEPRRAAALSIASRMADILGEEPGEHIGYSVRLRRKVSGQTRVEVLTEGLLVRRLQNDPDLTGVSTVIFDEFHERSVHTDLALALLLDLRRLGSPVRILIMSATMDAEKIAGFIGRFEVGGKVPVIDCPGRVFPVTLEYRPIPERASLGAETAACIRDVLTAETISVVNTKTVSMKNTNNASIDNIKTIKIDNTNNVNINDAKSDSTNTVPGAILAFLPGKREIGDAAAALSAAGLDRNFDILSLHGGLPLDRQRQVLGPVKSGDKRRIILSTNVAETGLTVPGVTLVVDAGYARIGRFHLPTGMNRLVLEPVSRQSADQRAGRAGRLMPGRCIRLWAENTWRPEETVPEILRIDLSGLVLECLLWGVSRPEELPWPDPPPAPAWDQALVLLQDLGAADQALKVTGRGGEMAKLGLEPRLGMLCIAGRDAGKPALGCAAAAILSERPPPDSFGDAEFAGRLKALRTNRNSPWARQVAESARDLLNRLGMGGLPFSWSMEDEADCGELLAAAFPDRLALRQETRKFRFVSGREALVQDAAAGAWANQEWLVAPEVDPGERTGYIRLAAPVSAETALRVLKNRIELEETIQWNGLVPRSVIQRMAGRIILSREQRPSSREAVIGDLPGLLEKQGMSLLPWDEGQGEGRRLLERIRFFMKRINTKFNNNAVDTIANNIVNGNTAKNENAYSIKKTVWDDEALIQEAGEWLGPFIWEGRESGKGAIIDGGGLVRALETRLGWELKRRLDAEVPDLFALPKGRKRPIDYSSGEPMLSLRLQDAFGIRGAPQILGLPVVFCLLSPAGRPIQTTRDLPGFWQGSYADVRKEMRGRYPKHNWPEPGALM